One Cryomorphaceae bacterium genomic window, CCCGCCTGCCGGCGTGCAGGCCCGCCTGCCGGCGTGCAGGCCCGCCTGCCATCATAAGTTCTTGAAGACGGGTAGTTAGGAGTTAAACACTCCTGTTAATGCATAACCCGGGTTCAATTCAAAATACGTAAGTTTGAAACATGGATGAAAGCCGGGATATACGTTGGAACAGCGTTTTCAAAATTTTGAGCAGTCAATGACACTGCTGGCTCGTGCAGTTGAGCTCAAATCGCCGTCAATCATTGAAAAGGCGGGAATGATTCAATTTTTTGAAATCTGCTTCGAGCTGTCGTGGAAGGTGCTTAAAGATTACCTCGGCGCGCAGGGCTTTGCTGACTTGAAATACCCCAGAGAGATTATCAAAAAGGCCTTTGAGGTGGAGTTGATTGAAGACGGGGAGAAATGGCTGGAAGCTCTTCAGAATCGAAATTTGACAGCGCATACCTACGACGAAAAAATAGCCAACCAGGTGGTTAAATCCATTCGGCTCAGGTATTACCCGGAATTGCTCAAAATGTATGAGCTGCTCAAAGCAAAGTTGTAGCGATGTTTGGTCTGAAGGACTCCGATATCGAAGCCATGAATCATGTGCTCAGGGCTTTTCCGGGGATTGAGGAAGCCGTGATTTTTGGTAGTCGCGCAATGGGAAATTACCGCAGGGGGAGCGACGTGGATATTGCATTGTTTGGAGAAGGAGTGGATGTTGATACAGCTCAGAAAGTGGCGTGGCAACTGAATGAAGAAACCTTGATGCCTTATCGCTTTGATGTGTTGAGTTATGCTAATATTTCCAACCCCGACTTAAGAGATCATATTCGGCGAGTAGGTTTAACGTTGTATTCAACGAACCCGCATCGCATCGCAGGTGAACCGGTTGAAGAATACTTGAAAAGCAAGTGAAAAGTGCGCTGCTCCGAATTTCCCCAAGAGTAATTACATTGCGTCCGAAATGCTGATAAAGGGCGACAAGAAAGTCATTCGCGGATGGGCCATGTACGACTGGGCCAACTCGGTGTATTCGCTGGTGATCACCTCCACCATTTTCCCCATTTTTTATGAGTCCATATCGGTGATCAAAACGCCCGAAGGCGATGTCATTACTGACCTTGTATTTGAAGCCACAGGCTATCGCAATACGGCACTATACAGCTACACCATGTCGGCAGCCTTTTTACTGGTGGCCATCATTTCGCCCTTGCTATCGGGAATTGCCGATTATACTGGAAGCAAGAAGAACTACCTCATGTTTTTCTGCTATCTCGGATCGGCGGCGTGTATCGGGCTGTACTTTTTTGATATGAACAGCTTGTTTTTCGGCATGTCGATGGTGTTTGTTGCCTGCGCCGCGTTTTGCGCCAGCCTGGTGTTTTACGACGCCTACCTGCCCGAAATAGCTGAGCCCAAAGACCATGACCGCGTGAGTGCTCAGGGTTATGCGATGGGATACATCGGCAGCGTGTTGCTATTGCTGCTCAACCTGAGCATGATCATGATGCCCGAATGGTTTGGCATCGATCCCGAGAATAAATCACTGCCCGCGCGGCTGAGCTTTCTGTCGGTTGGAATCTGGTGGGCGGGTTTTGCGCAGTTCACATTTTTCAGGTTGCCCGCCAATGTGTACGGCCGAAAACCCAAAGGCGATGTGATTCGCAAAGGCTACCTGGAGCTGGTAAAAGTGTGGCATGAACTCAAACAAACCAAACGCCTGTGGCGCTACCTGCTCGCGTTTTTTGTGTTCAACACCGCGGTGCAAACGGTGATGTACATGGCCGCCACTTTTGCCGCCAAAGAGGTAAAGCAAATCAATAGCAACGGCAATGTAGAGCCCATGAGTGCCGACAGCTTGATCATCAGTATTCTCATCATTCAGTTGGTGGCCATTGTGGGGGCTATTTTCTTTTCAAAACTCTCTTCGAGAATCGGCAATATCCGCGCGCTGATGGTCTCGGTAGTCATCTGGATTGGCGTGTGCGTGGCGGCGTATTACGTGCATTTCGACACCCAGTTTTTTGTGGTGGCCGGTGTGGTGGGGCTGGTGATGGGCGGCATCCAGTCGTTGTCGCGCTCAACCTACGCCAAGTTTCTGCCCGATACCATCAACCACACTTCGTACTTTTCGTTTTACAACGTGTGCTACTACCTGGGCACTGTGTTGGGCACTTTTGCATACGGACTGGCTTTTCAGCTTACCGGCACATTGCGCGCTTCGATTTTCGCCATCGGGTCGTTCTTTGTGATTGGGTTGATTATGCTGTTGTTTGTACCCAAAGAGGAAGTGGCCATTGAGCGCGAAACGGAGCGGGCTTCGGGGTATTAGTTTTGTGCAATTCAGGACATAAATGCTTCCTCGCACCTTAATGTCACGCTGAGCGATTAGCGAAGTGTCTAATACCGCGTGATTCCGCGAGCCATTACTTTCTGGAGAGTACATGATCTTAGACTCTTCACTGCGTTCAGAGTGACAACAAACTTCGAAATGCAGTTCGTAAAATGCAGGGTGCTAACCTAATGTTTTACTACCCGCACCGCTTCCGAGCCGTGTTCGTTTCTAAGGTGCAACAGGTACATCCCCGGAGGATAACCAGTTAAATCCAGCACCACCCGGTTTTCATTGACTTGCCGCTGCATAACCCGCTGCCCGCTCAGGTTGTACACTTCCATGTGGGTTGTTCCTGAATAGTAGTTGGTAAACAACACATTAAACTGCCCGTTTCCGGGATTCGGAAACACCGTGGCCAGTTGTTTCTGCATGTGATCAATGGAGGTATCAATCACAAACTCATTCTGCGTGGTATTGGTCACAATGGCCTCGTTAAAGTCGAAGAAGATGTGGGCGGTGTTTTCAATCACCGTGCCCACGGGTAATCCCTCCACGGCTTTGATGCGGTATTGCACGTAGCCGATGCTGCCTTCAAAATCGGTGGTGCTGTCGGGCAGCATAATGTTGTTGAAGCGAAAGGTAAGCACATTGCCGTGAAGGTAGGTCAGCACCGGGTGGCTGTAGGCGGTGACTTCAAAGGTGTTTAAATCCAGGTTGGTATCCAGCGTGTCGGCCAAACGAATGTTAAATGCCGGCGCGGTACCTGTATTCTGAAAGTAAATGGTGTAGTTGAAGTAGTCGTCAAATCCGGGGGCTACATCGTGTGGCCAGACTTGTTTGATATTGGGGTCGTAGGAGTTTACTACTTCGTAGCAGTGGTTGTAGGTGTTGTTGGCAGGATTAAAATCTCCATCAATCGGAGTCACAACAATATCCACACATACCAGATCGCCCGTCTGAGCGGTGGTGTCGGTTTCCAACAACAGATTAAAATCCTGCTGCATATTTACCAAAGAAAAATCCGCAATATCATAGGTGAATTGCAGATCACCGGAAACAATGGGTGTGAGGGCATTGTTAGCAGGGCCCACGTAGGTCACCGGTCCATCGATATTGACTGTTACGGATCCGCTCAATCCTTGTGCGCATTGCAGGCCATACCAGTTGTTCATTTCTATCGCAGTTATATTTAGGGTGTGCACCTGTCCGGGAAAAGCCCAGCCTGTATTAACTACCGATTGTACCCCGACATCAAAACCGGACATACATTCCACACCAAAATCCACGTTCAATGCAGAGGACTCGTTCGCAGTTAACTCGACTAGTTGCGAATCCCCAGGGTCATCACACGATATCTGGAAAGGCATGTTCTCAGTGACGAGTTGCACAGTATAGTTCCCTGAACTAGCCGCAAAATTATAGATGGAATTTCCAAAGGTGAACGTAGTTGCCAGTAGATCACCAGATTCGTTAAAAATATTGAGTGGTACATTTATAATCCCAGATTCTGTTTCATCTTCTTCGCAATTGGTGTTGATGTCATGGTAAACAGTACCTGAAATTCCATCTAAACTGCTGCATCCGTATGGATTGCCTTCAGGATCGCTCATGTTGCAAAGGGGATAGGAAAGCCATTGCGAATTATCGGCTCCACTCATTGCCTGCAAATAGTTGGGCAGGCAAGTAAATGGGTTGTTCGAAATATTAAAATAATTGATATTCGAACTCGTAAGTGATACCGGTAAAATTGGGAGGCACAGTATATTGTTGGAGTCACATAATAATTCTATTAGCGTCGAAGGTAACTCTGGAAGAAAATTAAGCTCATTGGATTGGCATCTAAGCGCCGTGAGTGAGTTTGGTAAATCAGGAAGGTCAGTAAGGTAATTTCCCCCACAGTCAAATAATAGTAGTGATTGAGGTAGTTCAGGGATTACCGTAAGGTTGTTGTGAGCGCATTGAAAATACGTCAGAGATGGTGGTAATTCCGGTAGCAATGTGAGGTTGTTATTATTGCATGCCAAACTTGTAAGTGCATTGGGTAAGTCTGGCAGTGAGGTCAGATTGTTGAAATCGCAATTAAGGAACCAGAGATTTTGCGGTAACTCGGGTATGGAAGTTAAAGAATTGTTATCGCACCTGAGATAAGTGAGTGACTCGGGCAATTCAGGTAGAGACGAAAGATTATTGTTGTAGCATCTCAATATGGAGAGTGATTGTGGTAATTCAGGTAGAAAGACGAGGTTGTTGTCGTTACATTTGAGCTCAGTAATAGATGAAGGCAATTCTGGAAGGGTGGTAATGTTATTATTAAAGCATTCTAACTCTACCAGCGATGGGGGCAGTGTTGGCAGCGAGTAAAGGTTGTTGTGCCTGCACAACAGGGTTGTAATCAAAGGTGGCAATTCAGGTAATTCGGTAAGATTGTTGTTCGAGCAATTGAATAGTCCTTCGAGAGACTGAGGTAATGCAGGTAGTTCGGTAAGACTGTTGCTGGAACAATTCAAATGCTTAAGCAATTGAGGTAATTCTGGTAGATATGCCAGATTGTTGTTGCTACACCAAAGGACTTCTAAATTTACGAAGTACTCAATTCCGGTGAGTTCCGTAATATTTGAACCATTGACATTTATAGAAGTTGCATTCACAACATCCGCACATTGAGTATCCATCTGGTTCCCATCCATACATTCCGGAAAAAGCTCATTGAGCTTATTCGCAAAATTGTCATCAGGAATCGTAACCCACTGCGCCGAAGCGAACAGACCGGTGCTCATCAAAAGAGCGAGAAGAATTGATTTTTGCATGACTGGTTTGGTTTATAGAGTGAGTTAAATTTATTGTTTAATCAATTTTAATGTCTCTGATCCCCTCTCATTGCGAACGTGCAAAAAGTACATTCCGGCAGGATAACCGACCAGATCGAGTACTACCTGGTTTTCATTGACTTGCCGCTGCATCACCCGCTGCCCGCTCAGGTTGTACACTTCCATGTGGGTTGTCCCTGAATAGTAGTTGGTAAACAACACATTAAACTGACCGTTTGCGGGATTGGGAAATACCGTGGCCAGTTGTTGTTGTGGTTGATTTGCGGAGGTGATAATCACAAACTCATTTTGCGTGGTATTGGTCACAATGGCTTCGTTGAAGTCGAAGTAGATGTGTGCGGTGTTTTCTATCACGGTGCCCACAGGCAAACCCTCCACGGCCTTGATGCGGTACTGCACGTACCCGATGCTGCCTTCAAAATCAGTCGTGCTATCGGGAAGCATGATGTTATTGAATCGGAAGGTGAGCACATTGCCGTGCAGGTAGGTCAACACCGGGTGGCTGTAGGCGGTCACTTCAAAGGTGTTTAAATCCAGGTTGGTGTCCAGCGTATCGGCCAAACGAATGTTAAATGCCGGTGCGGTACCCGTATTCTGAAAATAAATGGTGTAGTTGAAGTAATCGTCATATCCAGGGGCTACATCATGCGGCCAGACTTGTTTGATGTTGGGGTCGTAGGAGTTAAAAACTTCATAGCACTGGGAATGGGTGTTGTTGTCAGGATTAAAATCTCCATCAATCGGATCTACAACAATATCCACGCATATCAGGTCGCCTTCTTGAGCTGTGGTATCGGTTTCCAATAACAGTCGAAAATCCTGGTGCATATTTACCAAAGAAAAATCCGCAATATCGTAGGTAAACTGAAGGTCTCCCGTTACGGTTGGAGTAAGCGCGCCACCGGCTGGCCCTGCGTAACTTACCGGTCCATCAACATATACCGTTACAGTGCCTTCCACATCTTCGGCACATTGCAGGCCGTGCCATGCTGACATATCCCCTGAGGCTATTTTCAAGGTATGAATCTGCCCGGGAAAAACCCAACCTGTGGTCAAAACGGATTGCACCCCGACATCAAACCCCGGCGAGCATTCGACGCCAAAATTTACGTTCAGTGCAATAGGTTCGTCCGTAGTCAACTCTACCTCTTGTGAACCGCCGGGATTAGCACATGAGGTTTGAAATGGCATGTTCTCCGTTACCAATTGCACTGTGTAGTTCCCCGGATCTGCTGCAAAGTTGTAAAGTGCACTTTCGCCACTTCCGAATGAATTCGCGGTTGCCACTATCTCATCAAACTCATTCAGCAGTTTGATGGTGGCATTGACTACGCCAACCTCCGCTTCGTTTTCCAGGCAGTCACCATTTATGTCGTTATAAACAGTACCTGCAATACCGTCGATTGTGCTGCAGTTGTTGGGGTTGCTTTCAAGTTCGCCGAGTCCACATAGCGGATAGGTTAACCATACTGAATTAGTTGGCCCATCCATTGCCGGCACATAATTGGGCAGGCAGGTTAAGGGGTTGAGAGAAATATTAAAGTTAGATGTAGAGGAATTCGTAAGTGACAATGGTAGAGTTGGTAAGCAATTTAGCGAGTTACTATGGCATAGCAGCATTGAAAGTGATGGGGGTAATTCCGGTAGCCAGGTGATGCTATTGTATTGGCACTGCAATTCTACCAACGATATGGGTAACTCTGGCAAAGCAGTCAGTTCATTTTCACCGCACCTCAGCTGCGTGAGCGATTCAGGTAATACAGGCAGGGAGTTAAGATTGTTTTGGGCGCACCACAACTGTGTCAGCGCTGAAGGCAATTGAGGTATGGTGATAATATTATTGCTGTGACACCTCAGCTCCGTCAGTGTTGAAGGTAATTCCGGTATGGCGGTGAGTTGGTTGAAGAAGCAGATCAGCTTCGTGAGGTTAGGAGGTAGTTCCGGTAGCGATGTGAGATTGTTACCGTTACACCACAATTCTGTGAGGGTTGTGGGTAATTCTGGCAACGAACTGAGGATGTTGTTGTTGCTACAATTCAATACCTCTAGGTTTACAAAGTATTCAAGGCCTGTGAGGTCAGCAATATTTGCGAGTTGCACATTGAGCACAGTTGCATTTACTATACCCGGACAATCTGTATTCATTTGGTTTCCGTTCATACATGATGGAAACTGTTGGTTCAATCTATTCACAAAATTCGCATCAGGAATCGTCACCCAATTCTGCGCCGAAACCGGCATAGCGAGGGATAAAAGAAGCGGAAGGAGGATTAACTTTTTCATGGCGATTTGGTTAAGGTTGGGTCTGAATTCGCTGAAAAAAAACGGGTTGGGGCGAATGATGACCAAAACCGCCTGAATCTCACGGGAAAGACGAAGCAATAACCAGAAGGTTGCTATTTTTTTTACCACGTGTCGGGCGGCTCACTCTGATACATCACCGGTGAATGCTACCTTTGCAGCCGCAAACAGCCAGTATGTACGACATTGCCATTATCGGAGGAGGAATTGTTGGTGCCGCAACAGCCTACAAGCTGCAAACACGGCACCCGAATCTCCGCATCGTGCTGCTCGAAAAAGAAAACCTGCTCGCCGATCACCAGACCGGACACAATTCTGGCGTGATTCACTCGGGACTCTATTATAAACCCGGTTCCCTCAAGGCCATCAACTGCATGAAGGGTCGGGTAGAGCTGGTAGAGTTTGCCAAAACCTACGGCATCGATCACGACGTGTGCGGCAAAGTGGTGGTGGCCACGCACGAGGCCGAACTGCCCTACATGGAGAACATCCGGCAAACGGGTGCCGCCAATGGGCTAACCGGAATTGAAAAACTCACCCCGGAGCAAATTCGCGAAATTGAACCACATTGCTTTGGTATTGGCGGGCTGTTTGTGCCCCAAACCGGAATTATTGATTTCAGGGCAGCTACCGCGAAGATGGTTGACCTTATGCTGGCCGCCAATCCGGAAAGCGCCCTTCGACTGGGCGAGGAAGTGCTGCGCATTGATAAACACGCCGAGCACTCGGTACTGCATACGAGCAAAGGTATTATAGAGGCGCGCTTCACTATCTTCTGCGCCGGACTTCAGGCCGACCGTATGGCCAAAAAAGACCAGGTTTACATTGCCGAAAAAGTGGTGGGCTTCCGTGGCGATTACTACGAACTCACGGATCAGGCTAAGCACAAAGTAAAAAACCTGATATACCCCGTGCCCAATCCCGATTTCCCGTTTTTGGGCGTGCACTTCACCCGCATGACTAACGGCGAAATTGAATGCGGCCCCAATGCGGTTTTTACTTTTAAACGCGAAGGCTACGGCAAAACCGATTTCAACCTGAATGATACCCTCGATGCGCTGAGCTACGGCGGTACCTGGCGACTCTTTCTCGGAAACATCTCATTCGGAATCAATGAGTACCGCCGCGCTTTCTCCAAGAAACTCTTCTTAAAGACCCTGCAGAGATTGATTCCTTCGCTCGAAATGGACGATCTGAAACCGGGTCGCTCGGGTGTACGGGCCATGCTGCTCAAAAAAGACGGCGATACCAAAGACGATTTCAGGATTGAGTTCGGCCACCGCAGTATTCACGTGCTCAACGCTCCGTCACCCGCGGCAACAGCGTCATTGGCCATTGGTGGCCAGGTGGCCGATATGGCGAAGCAGCAGTTTGGATTATAGAGGCAGTACTACCCGAATAGTTTTTTGCTGTCCAGCTTTTTAGGTGTGCATAGCACTGCAATGTGATGGTCGTTGTTGATGACCCGTTCGCAATCGGCCTGGTTGATGTTGCCTTTGTTGTCGTTGTCATTGAGCGAAATGGCAATGAGATCGGCGCCCCATGAATGGGCAAATTTGAGTGTTTGTTTGGCAACACCGGCCGAGAATACCGTGGGCGATTCCTCCGTTTCAGAATAGCGGATGTCTGCCTCATCGAGCATTTTACGGCTTAACGCTATGTGAGCTTTTACCTTGCGTTCATCCATCATGGGGTGGTGAAGGGCGTACAACATCACCTCTCCGTTAAACCACTTCGCAAAGGGAATCACGCTTTTGACCTTTTCCTCAAATGGCTCGATATCATCAATCGGTAGCAGGATTTTCCGATAAGATTCGGTTACAGGTGTTTCATCTTGTACAATAGCAGACGGAACAGACACGTTGCGCAAAATGCCCAGGATTCGCGCCCCAAAGAGATGTTGTGCGATACCGCGGATGCCCTCAGTTCCCATCACTAACATGCGGGGTGAGTGTGATTGAAGCACCCGCACGAGGTCGTCCATCGGGTCATGACCCCGTTCAATAATATAGCCCACACGCACACCGTGATCGCCTGAAATCTCCTCGCAGATAGATTCCATACGCTTGCGCTCTGCGTCGGTGGTGTCGCTGTCTGCAATGTGCAGAAGGGTAATCATATCTCCGGTTTTACGGGCAATGTGTACGGCCTGCAAAATAGCGGTGCTGTCGGAAACCGAGAAATCTGTTGGAATGATAATGCCTTGTGCGCTCATGGTTTAAGAGTTCATTTTTCTGGTTCGGTGGAAGCCGTTGAGCCTCCTTCGGAAAGGTCGGGTTTCGAATCGGATGTTGCTTCCTGGCGGTTGAGCATTTCGTCCAGTAATTCATGCGCGGGGTCGTTGCTGCCGTCATCATCACCGGCATCGGATTCGGTTTTGATTTTTTTCGCGAAGAAGGTTTTCATGTACCACATGCCGTCTTTGCGTGAGGAAATATGTATGACCAGCGCTGAGCAGATTACAATACTCAGCAAAATGATGGAAAAGGTAAGATTCTGAATAATCTGCCCTTGTACCACCAGAAATTCGTTGTTGCGCTCAAGGCCCAGTTGCAGGGGTAAGGCAGCTAAAATGGCTGGCACAATTCCTTTGGGCGCCATCACGCTCATCATACCCAAATCGCGTACGCTGTGTTGTGTGGGTATAGTAAACTTGGTGCTCCAGGGCCGAAGAACAAGAATGAGCAAAATGATGATTGAAGAGGCAATGTACACGATTGGGTAGGCAAAGACAATATTAAGACCAATGTAAACAAAAAAGAATGTAGCGAAAACGAAAACGAGCTCGGAAAACAGTAGTTTTTCTTCTCTTAGAAGTGGTTTAGGAATCCATCTGGATCCTAGTTTTTTTGAAGGAAGTAAGTAGCTGTTGGCAAGTGCAAAACCAAAAGTAAGCGAGGCTATACCACCATTCAGGTTGAAATATTCGCTGGTTCCGTAAATGATGAAAAGTACTCCCAGATTTATTAAGATGTGATTCTGTAGTTCCCTAATGAGATTCAAGGAAATAGACCATAAATAACCTGAAACAAGTCCGATAAGAGAAGCTAGGAAGAAAGCCTTCAGTATTTTAAGACTGATTGTACCAAAATCTACCTTTCCTAATGCCATTGCATCAAAAATGGCCAAGCCGACAACCAAACACAAAACGTCGCTAATTGCAGATTCCAGAATGAGGTATGTGGATGAGGTTTGGTCAGTCTTTATCTGCTTCAACATAGGGATAACTATTGCAGATGAAGTGCCTCCGCAAATTGCCCCGAAAAAGACGGCTGCTATTAATTCGAGTTCCGGAAAAAAAAGTAAAGCCACGATGGTTGCAACTGTTGCACTCGCAACAAAATTTGATGCTGTGAACATGACTGAAGGTACAAAGGCTTTGTTCGAATTTCGTATGCTCAAATTTGTTCCGCTTTCATAGAGCAGTAGGATAAGCGTTACTGCAGAAAAAACGGGCCCCATTTTGCCAAAATCATCAGGGCTTACGAGCTTGAGTACAGGGCCTATCACAATTCCAAAAAGAATGAACAAAAGAGCGTTTGGAATGCGTGTGAAGCTGAAAATCCGGTTAAAAAAATGCGCGCCAAAAATCAGCAGACCCAAACCAATGATGAAGACAGGTGTTTCCATGCGCTTTGAGTCCAAAGATGACCATAATTGTTGAATGGCCACAAGCAGGTCTGTCAAATTGTGGACTAGGGGTGTGTTGAATTACTTAAATTCGTGCCGTTATATGATTGTGTTACGATGCGCCGAAAGGGGTTATAAAATGAGATAGTATGTACTTAATGAGTGCAATTGAATTTAGCCTTCCGTTAAAGAATCCGGTGTTGATTTTTTCATTGATTCTTTTCATTGTTTTGTTTGCCCCGCTCGTGTTAAATAAATTCAAGATTCCCCCGATCATTGGGTTAATTATTGCTGGCGCTATAATCGGGCCGAATGGGCTGAATTTTATGCTCAGGGACAGTAGTATTGTTTTGTTTGGAACTGTCGGTTTGCTATACATAATGTTTTTAGCCGGACTGGAGATTGACATGGCTGACTTTAAGAAGAACAGTTGGCGAAGTATTTTTTTTGGATTACTTACCTTTTTGATTCCTATGTCTTTAGGAACTTTGGCCGGACTCTATCTGCTCGGGTTCGGTATTTTGACTTCTGTTTTACTAGCCAGTATGTTTGCGTCTCACACATTACTGGCATACCCACTAATTAGCAAACTGGGGCTAGCAAAAAACAGAGCCGTTAATGTTACGGTGGGGGGTACGGTGATTACAGATACCCTTGCCCTTCTTGTATTAGCTGTTGTTGTTGGTATGTCGGCCGGTGAGATCACTGAAGAATTTTGGATCAGGCTCGGAATTTCAGTAGCAGTATTCGGCCTCGTAGTCATGATAACTTTCCCGCTTCTTGGACGTTGGTTCTTCAAACGCGTGGATGATCATGTGTCTCAGTATTTATTTGTGCTTGGAATGGTGTTCCTCGGTGCCTTTCTTGCTGAAGCTGCAGGAATTGAGGCCATTATTGGTGCCTTCCTTGCGGGCCTGGCCCTGAACCGGCTCATACCGCATACCTCTGCCCTGATGAACAGGATTGAATTTGTGGGAAACGCTCTGTTTATTCCGTTTTTTCTGATTGGCGTAGGAATGCTGATAGACTACCGGGCTTTCTTCAAAAGCTTCGAAACCATATGGGTGGCAATTGTAATGACCGGTTGTGCAACGGGATCCAAGTATGCAGCTGCCTGGTTAACCTCCAAAACCTTTGGTTATTCAAAAGATGAGCTAAGGCTTATGTTTGGCTTAAGCAATGCTCAGGCCGCGGCCACGTTGGCAGCAGTGCTGGTTGGTTACAACGTGATTATGGGCACCACCGATACTGGCGAGCCAATACGGTTACTGAGTGAGGAGGTGTTGAATGGAACCATTCTGATGATTCTCGCAACGTGCACCATAGGCTCTATATCAGCGCAAAAAGGTGCGGTTAATCTCGTGAATTCTGCCGATTCGAATGAAGATATGGCAGAAGAGGAAAGTACTCAGCGGATCTTGATCCCAACCAATAATAGCGATATTACAGAGGAACTTGTGAATCTGGGCTTACTTATTAAGAACGAAAAACACCGATCGGGTCTGGTTGCTCTAAATGTTCTGAATATTATACCAAACGGAGAAACCAACGAGAAAGAATCAAAAAAAGTACTGGAGGTAGCTGAAAGAGCTGCAGCAGCAGCCAGCAATGAGCTAAAGCCCGTTCTTCTGCGTGAAACCAATGTGGTAAACGGAATTCAAAAAACGGTCATTGATGAACGTGTTACCGATATCATCCTTGGGATAACAGATAACAGGAGCCTGGTAGATACTTTTTTTGGTACTGTAACCGAAGGGGTAATCAGTAGATGCGAAGCTGTGCTTTTTATATACAGCCCCAGGCAACCGATTGTTACCGTAAAACGGCATCTTGTAATTGTCCCAGCGAATGTCGAGAAAGAAAAAGGTTTTAGGACATGGTTATCTCGAATTTTTAAAATCGGAAAACATACAGGCGCTCAGTTAAGGTTTTGTTGCAACGAGCGCAGCATGAAGTACATTGAGCGTTATGCCAAAAAAGCTGAAATTGAAGTAAAGCATACCTTGCTCAAGGATTTTGAGGATTTCCTGGTAGTTGCAAAGGAAGTTCGCAGTGATGACAACCTGATCGTGGTCATGAGCCGTCCCGAGTTTCCTTCATATAATCCTCAAATGAAGAATGTTAGAAAACAACTTCTCAAATATTTTGATCAAACCAGTTTTATTCTGGTGTATCCTCTGCAATCCAAGTATCAAAGTTCTTCAGGTTTCAACAATCCATCCATCCATACATCTTTCAGTGGAGAACTCTCCAAAATAGACAAGATCGGAAAATCCCTTGGTGGATTCCTTCGCAGGGAATAGAGCTATGCGAACTCCGACAACTCCAGCCAGCGCAGGGTTTTGTCGTCAATCGCGGCCATTACCTCACCGAGCTTCGCGCTGTATTCAGTGAGGGCTTCGTGATCGGTTTCGCTCGCAAGCTGCGCTTCGAGTTCGGCCTTTTGCTGCTCAAGTCCGGCGATTTCTTCTTCAAGGCGTTCAAACTCCAGTTTTTCCTTG contains:
- a CDS encoding universal stress protein; amino-acid sequence: MSAQGIIIPTDFSVSDSTAILQAVHIARKTGDMITLLHIADSDTTDAERKRMESICEEISGDHGVRVGYIIERGHDPMDDLVRVLQSHSPRMLVMGTEGIRGIAQHLFGARILGILRNVSVPSAIVQDETPVTESYRKILLPIDDIEPFEEKVKSVIPFAKWFNGEVMLYALHHPMMDERKVKAHIALSRKMLDEADIRYSETEESPTVFSAGVAKQTLKFAHSWGADLIAISLNDNDNKGNINQADCERVINNDHHIAVLCTPKKLDSKKLFG
- a CDS encoding L-2-hydroxyglutarate oxidase yields the protein MYDIAIIGGGIVGAATAYKLQTRHPNLRIVLLEKENLLADHQTGHNSGVIHSGLYYKPGSLKAINCMKGRVELVEFAKTYGIDHDVCGKVVVATHEAELPYMENIRQTGAANGLTGIEKLTPEQIREIEPHCFGIGGLFVPQTGIIDFRAATAKMVDLMLAANPESALRLGEEVLRIDKHAEHSVLHTSKGIIEARFTIFCAGLQADRMAKKDQVYIAEKVVGFRGDYYELTDQAKHKVKNLIYPVPNPDFPFLGVHFTRMTNGEIECGPNAVFTFKREGYGKTDFNLNDTLDALSYGGTWRLFLGNISFGINEYRRAFSKKLFLKTLQRLIPSLEMDDLKPGRSGVRAMLLKKDGDTKDDFRIEFGHRSIHVLNAPSPAATASLAIGGQVADMAKQQFGL
- a CDS encoding cation:proton antiporter codes for the protein MYLMSAIEFSLPLKNPVLIFSLILFIVLFAPLVLNKFKIPPIIGLIIAGAIIGPNGLNFMLRDSSIVLFGTVGLLYIMFLAGLEIDMADFKKNSWRSIFFGLLTFLIPMSLGTLAGLYLLGFGILTSVLLASMFASHTLLAYPLISKLGLAKNRAVNVTVGGTVITDTLALLVLAVVVGMSAGEITEEFWIRLGISVAVFGLVVMITFPLLGRWFFKRVDDHVSQYLFVLGMVFLGAFLAEAAGIEAIIGAFLAGLALNRLIPHTSALMNRIEFVGNALFIPFFLIGVGMLIDYRAFFKSFETIWVAIVMTGCATGSKYAAAWLTSKTFGYSKDELRLMFGLSNAQAAATLAAVLVGYNVIMGTTDTGEPIRLLSEEVLNGTILMILATCTIGSISAQKGAVNLVNSADSNEDMAEEESTQRILIPTNNSDITEELVNLGLLIKNEKHRSGLVALNVLNIIPNGETNEKESKKVLEVAERAAAAASNELKPVLLRETNVVNGIQKTVIDERVTDIILGITDNRSLVDTFFGTVTEGVISRCEAVLFIYSPRQPIVTVKRHLVIVPANVEKEKGFRTWLSRIFKIGKHTGAQLRFCCNERSMKYIERYAKKAEIEVKHTLLKDFEDFLVVAKEVRSDDNLIVVMSRPEFPSYNPQMKNVRKQLLKYFDQTSFILVYPLQSKYQSSSGFNNPSIHTSFSGELSKIDKIGKSLGGFLRRE